Below is a genomic region from Deltaproteobacteria bacterium.
CTGGCGCGTTGCCCTTAGTGATGACGATGAGCTTCTTGAAATGGATTTTACCGCCTTTAAGGGGGACAATATAGAAGCGGACCTGGCGAAACGTGATTTTACTATTAATGCCATTGCCCTTTCCCTGTCAGATCTTTTCGAAGCCTCTTCACCGGGGCTTATCGATCCCTTCGATGGCAGGGGTGATCTTGAAAAAGGGATTTTAAGGCCCCTTTCGGAAGAGGCCCTTAAAGAGGACCCTTTGAGAATTATCAGAGGATTTCGCCTCATGGCCCTCTTTGATCTGCAACGGTCAGAGGATTTTTTAATACTTGCCGTGCGTTATTGTTCCGCTTTGAAAAAGGTTGCCCATGAAAGGATTAGAGCAGAACTTTTTAAAACCTTTTCTGCCGCCAGGGCTTCATCGACGCTGCAATTGATGGTTGAAACCGGTGTTCTCCAGGTAATTCTCCCCGAAATAATTGAATGGGAAAAGCTTGACCAGGGCTCATTTCATAAGTTTGATCTGCTCATGCACTCCCTGAAGACCTTTGCCTGCCTTGAGGAAATACTGCTTGATGAATCTCTTTTTTCTCCCGTCCAAAGGGAAATGATTGCAATCCATCTTGATGAAAAGATTGTTCAGGGAATTGATCGCAGGGGGCTTCTCAAGTTTGCAGCCTTTCTCCACGATTCGGGAAAGCCCCTTACTTTTAAAAGGGAAGCGGCCAAGGTTTCCTTCCATGGCCATGAAGAAGAAGGCGCCATCCTTAATAAAGGGATAGCAAGAAGGCTAAAGCTGGGAAGCCATGCCGGAAAGGTCCTTTCAAATATTACAAAAAGACATATGAGGCCGCTTCACCTGTCAAAGGCGGGCATGCTGACGGGCCGCGCCATGGACAGGATGATCAGGGATTGTGGCGATGAACTGATTGAAGTGCTTCTTCTTGCGCTGGCTGATACGCTGGCAACGAGGGATGCCAGGAAGGTCGAATTTACCGAT
It encodes:
- a CDS encoding HD domain-containing protein, with translation MIKDTCIFSLLRKNPLLEKIYLISREISSPLYIVGGSIRDLFVKGHFADLDFAVHEKVEAVACAVAESLGGTSFSLGSEKKSCWRVALSDDDELLEMDFTAFKGDNIEADLAKRDFTINAIALSLSDLFEASSPGLIDPFDGRGDLEKGILRPLSEEALKEDPLRIIRGFRLMALFDLQRSEDFLILAVRYCSALKKVAHERIRAELFKTFSAARASSTLQLMVETGVLQVILPEIIEWEKLDQGSFHKFDLLMHSLKTFACLEEILLDESLFSPVQREMIAIHLDEKIVQGIDRRGLLKFAAFLHDSGKPLTFKREAAKVSFHGHEEEGAILNKGIARRLKLGSHAGKVLSNITKRHMRPLHLSKAGMLTGRAMDRMIRDCGDELIEVLLLALADTLATRDARKVEFTDVEGLVQKLIDRCDEVSKLSPAPLLKGNDVMRIRGIGEGALVGKYLGLIEDARIDGEIENRDEAIRFLKKLKAPGPPDN